The following DNA comes from Cucumis sativus cultivar 9930 chromosome 7, Cucumber_9930_V3, whole genome shotgun sequence.
CCAATTGAACATTCTGTTTCAGGTTCAAATACTGAACttgcattttttaattcaaccaATACCATAAACAACATAGGGATTCATAAACAATTACTAAGAACTTCTTAACACTTCATCAACATTACAACTGCAACCCACCATAACTTAGACAGAAAACAGTCGAATCGTGGAACCTCCATTAAACTCATTAAACTCAATCATGAAAACTAAACATctaattaatcatttaattcATCTCATTATCCAACTGAACATCCACATTCAGATTCAACATACTGAACTTACATTTTAGGTCAACCAATGGCAACAGACAACATAAGGAATTCATGACCAATTACTAAGAACTTCTTAACGATTCACCAACATTACAACTGATGCTTCTCTCAAGTTTAAAACACCCCATCAGAATACGAAGACCCAGATTCCAACTTCCAACCCAGTAATACAAGTAAATAACCATGTGTTTTAAGCAAAAGGTGGAATCTTGTATCATTGATTGATAGAAAAAATCAGCTAAATGAAATCGGAAtcatgtaaaaagaaaaaaagttaccaGGTGCGAGAGCCGGGGCCGTAGTTCTTAGGGTGCGAATTCCAGACGTTCGAGTGCCCCATGTTTGGATTGCTTGCGAGAAGGAAATCAGAGAAGCTCGTTAGGGCTACGAAAATCCTATAAGGAGGCAAATGCTTTTTTGAAGAACCAACCAAAGAGAAGAAGTTAAGTATTTATAGGGAAGAGCTGAGAGGAAACCCTAGCCTTTGGCAATCATTTCATATCCAATATTTTCTCAagtgaatttttaattagggttttttattcctttaaaaaatataaaggaaaatatttacatcatatataacaaaaatattcgATCACAATTAATCATCTACACGAGCACAAatcatctttttctaaacGATTGTACAATACAATCTTAAATAGTGATAGAGTTTATCTCTATTTATGTGAAATAGACGActaatcgtttagattttcgTACGTgattgatgaaatttaaacgatcatataatataatataagcAATCGTTTGAATATTGACACAATATGATTGCTCATTTATCTATCTAgtttattttaggtttttaacatatttaaatttgagtttatttgtttcattctattttaaaaactatcaatttagttttaaaaaattttggttgTGGTTGGAATCTGGAACTATTGGTGAAAGAATCAACAAACGTCTTAAGATTAGGTTAGAGACCTCACATATAGGTTGACTAAGGAtcaaattaaaggaaaattagaGGCGATATAGGAACATacatgcataaaaaaaaaaaaaaagttaaagtcTTAAGTTTTTGATCGACAAATCGAGTCggaaaataaatatgaactaGGACATAATTGAGGTGAACTAGGTTAGGGAACACGTGTCACAATCGTTGAAGAGTGTAGATTGTTAACACCAAAAGTGCAGTGGTGACATGCAAGCATTGATTGATTGATGCATCCAATAAAGGCAAACGCTTGAGAGAAGTATTATGATGCAATTTATAGGGTTGAGCAACAAGCAAGAAGATAAGCATTAGTGTTATCAATGGTGTTCATGATAAGCTTAATGAGATTCATACAACGGTGGTGGCCATGACCTCAAACGTTGGAGTTTGCTGCGAGTCTCGACAAACAACATTTGAGAGTAATTTCTCTTTAAAGTTAATTGACCTTGTAATCATATAAAACATTTATCGAAAAAtccaactatttaattaaaaattctgtatagtaatattttaagttaataacttttttaagaaaaatgaaatagaaaaattttccATTCAGAATCAAGTCCCTACCAATAACTCCAAAACATCACAAGTAAGATTTATTAAGGATGGAGATAAAAGGAGCCATCTCCACCTCATTCATGATCATCATAAGATTCATAACTCAATTTattatagaatatatatataaggaaaATATGTCATGTTaacttattaaatatttattgtatgaattttatacaatttattaataaattgagatagtgttgaaaattgaatgaaagatgaaaagatttgaatttgagaCTGGTTGTTTTGTGAGTGTTGATTGAGGTGatgttatatattatgttttaacGTTTTCCAGATGTGAAGGACTAATAGACCGAAAAGGAAATAGAGTGAAAAAACTTAGAGCAAGTTGTTCCTTACCCGACGATAATGGAGAAACGTGGTGGGTTCcgttttccatttttatcttACAAGAAGCACGTCAGATGACAAAGTCAAACAAATCCCAACAATCAACAATTTTCGAATTGAATTTTCTGTGCCAGGTCCCATGCAGTCACCCAATTGCCCAAAGATATTTTCCTTCCTCTCTTTTCGCTAATTCATATCGACCCAGATTTAGCTTCACTTCTTTCAAATTTCCACTAGATCTTCTTCATATCTCATTTCTGCTGCTTCTTCCCTATTAAGAACAACCCCTCTTCTCCCCTGAGTCTATGGGGGACGAGAGAAGGGTTGATGCTAAAATTACTCAAAAACTAACGATTCTTCCTCTGATCGCTTTGATTTTCTATGACGTTTCTGGGGGACCCTTTGGAGTGGAGGATTCGGTGAGCACAGGTGGAGGTCCGCTTCTGGCTTTGTTGGGTTTTTTAGTGTTCCCATTTATTTGGAGTATTCCGGAGGCTTTGGTCACGGCGGAGCTCGCCACAATTTTCCCTCAAAATGGCGGTTATGTGATCTGGATTTCGGCTGCTTTTGGCCCTTTTTGGGGTTTTCAAGAAGGGTTTTGGAAATGGTTCAGTGGGGCAATGGATAATGCTTTGTATCCTGTTCTGTTTCTTGATTACTTGAAACGTTCGTTTCCTGTTTTTAACCATATATTTGCTCGAATTCCAGCTTTATTAGGAATCACTGCTTCTTTAACTTACTTAAACTATCGTGGTCTCCACATTGTTGGGGTTTCTGCTGTTGTTCTTGCTGTGTTCTCGCTTTGCCCCTTTGTGGTGATGACCCTTCTTTCAATTCCTAGAATAAGCCCCAAAAAGTGGTTAGTTGTAGAGTATAGTAAGGTAAATTGGAGGGGCTATTTCAATAGTATGTTTTGGAATTTGAACTATTGGGATAAAGCAAGTACTTTAGCAGGGGAGGTTGAAAATCCTAGTAAAACTTTCCCTAAAGCTATGTTTGGAGCTGTGGTTTTGGTGGTTTCCTTTTATTTGATTCCTCTTCTAGCTGGGACTGGTGCCTTGGAAACAGATTCAAGTGAATGGAGTGATGGGTATTTTGCAGAGGTTGGGGCTTTGATTGGTGGGGTTTGGCTGAAGTGGTGGATTCAAGCTGCTGCTGCTATGTCTAACATGGGGTTGTTTGAGGCTGAAATGAGCAGTGATGCATATCAACTGCTTGGAATGAGTGAGATGGGAATGCTTCCTTCTGTGTTTGCTTCAAGGTTAGTGGTTCCTTTTCTGTTTCCTTCCATTTGTATTGGTTGCAATTTTGTAGCTCGAATCGGTAGTAGTGGTTCAAAATAGCAATCTTTCGGGAGGTTGAAGGTTTAAATCACCACTTTTACATAATCGAAGGTAGCTTAAATAGGTCGGACGGATAACAATATACACTTTAGTAATAAGTCGACGTTGATACAACTCATTGCCATAAAAGAGGATGATTGCAAAAGATTGTTAGTGTGAAAGTAGATTCAGTTAAACTATAAGACTCATAGTGGTATTTTTAGCTTCCAAGATGGGTTCGTATGGCTCAAAGTTTATAAGATACATTTTTGTTAATCCCATATACTAATTCAAggtcaaattcaaatttggtatgTATGGTTCGGTAAAAGTTAGACTTGATTCCCTGGTATATCTTTAGAATTCTGTCCCTATTGTTCGATAAAAACCTTCACAAATAATCCCTTAAGTGAGgacataaaatgattttatcgAACTATAGGGACTACTTAAGAGGTTTTATCGAGACTAAATTCTAGCTTTTGAAATCATAGGGATTAAACTCTAACTTAATTCAAAGTTAGGTACCTTTCTAGTACCTATGTCATCTTCAACTCCCAGATCTATACAAACTCAAACTTTTCGGTCTCAGacttaaaccctaaaccaagCGCTTCCTAAACTCTTCCAGCATTTTGACCCATTTGATTTACTGGCTCATTGTGGATGCAAAAGTTGATCTTATCGAACTACCGTTCCTTCACTTTGCAGATCCAAATATGGGACACCCACCTTCAGCATTCTGTGCTCTGCCTTAGGAGTTATCTTCCTTTCATGGATGAGTTTCCAAGAAATACTTGAGTTTCTGAACTTCCTATACGCTATAGGAATGCTTTTAGAGTTTGCTGCCTTTATTAAACTAAGAATAAGAAAGCCAGATCTCAATAGACCCTACAAAGTTCCCTTGCAAACATTTGGTGTCACATTGCTTTGCTTCCCACCTGCTGCCCTGCTTTTTCTCGTCATGTGTTTAGCTTCTGCAAAAACATTCTTAATAAGTGGAATTATTATTGCCGTGGGGTTTCTTCTATACCCTACTCTTTTGCAAGCAAAGAATAGAAGATgggttaaatttatttcagaACAGCCAGAAGATACTACTCTTCCTGATGTGGAAGATAGGCTGGTTGAATCACAACAGCAGCAAGAAGTTCCCAACGAGGCAGAGGTTCGGCTTCTTTCAGAATCTTCATCTTCGAATATAGCCCAGCAATAACATCCATAGATTACCTGATTTCAACGCAATCAACCTATGCTGGCCATGCTGTTTCAAAGCTTTCTCGGAAGGGAAATTTCACTTCTGCAATGTTCTGAGAAGACAATGTGCTTGATTGATGAAATATTGAAGTTGCATTGTTATTATGTAAACATATTTATGTACAAATTGTTTCTATATTCTTTTGAAAGGTTGACTTGATGTCAACGGTTGTAACACGAAAGAAAGGGTTAGTTCTCTGCAATATTACCATCTTAATTAGAATTCAATAAAGCTTAAGGCGATTggaatcttttttttcaattacaaattttctttagcatttgaaatatcaatccaaacaaaccCTTCAGTTGAGTTCAAAAGATGTTTTTAAATCAGTTGAAAGGTTTTCTCCAATTTTGTCAAATTCACATGTCTCTAGTGGGATGAATGACGTAGTTTATTACATTTATATACTTACTGTAATATCTTATGTGATCATAATAggcataaaataattttatacctctatatttcataaaagttTCTTGTACCTATATAGAATATATAACcgttttcaaactttttaaaatatttccatttttttctaaatcactCATCCTGCCATCTTCATATTCCTTTTCTATATAATCTCCAACAACGACAACACTCCTGTTGTCCTTCTGTCCTATTTCATCTCTGACAATGACAACAGTGACAAGAAACATAgttgtttcttcttcctccgAAGATAGAAGATGGGTTAGCGACAACAAATGAGGGTTTTTTCACACACCAAATGAAGTGCAGAGGTCAAGAGCGCATGGATTAAAGAAGAGCCAACAAGTGAGTTAGAATTAGATCAAAAGAGAGAAGGTGAGCTAGAAGGTGAAGGGCCAAAAGTTTAGAAAAccttattcttttaaaaatgggtccaaattatattcataaaagTTTAACGACATCCATACAAAAACCCCTATTATAAAAGATGGAAGCAATATGATATGGCAGACTGAAATCAAGTCTCATcgtacaatttttaaattatatataatttgtaaagGAAGAAAGTATTGAAAACTGAAATATGAATTTAGATGGCTGTAATGTAACTGCCAGACTTCCCATTTCTGCAGGGGTATTTTAACTTGTAAGCTTGAAGAGTGAACTATTACTAATATTGAGCTTATTCTTTCATCCCAACaaatgggaaaaaagaaatagcaaAGTTGGACGACTATATAATAGAACTGAGTCTCGTTAGTTCTCAATGAGAATTGAAActtatacatttttattttgcttcctatatttttcaatacatGCAGTGAAATTACCACAGGAACAATAGTTTCAACGTAAACCTGATAAGTCCCTGCCATGCTATTTTGAATCAGATCAATGAGCTAGAGCTCAGTTCAGCATCCAAAGTCATATGGAACAAGTCCTTGCAACTCCGGGCCACTCAGCTTGTTGTTTACATAGCTGCAGTAAAGAAAAGTACAGTTAACTGATCGATCAAGGTCAGTTGGGCGTGTATTATGAGATTCCAGGTTGATTGATTATGGTGACAAgcaagaaaaaaagggaagtAGTGGCTAgaaattttcaactaaaacaaacatttaaaaaggCGATCAAGAATAATGACTATGACCAATGTAACATGGATACTCATAGGAGACATTTCAAATACTCCAACAGATACTTGTTATCACAATAGACACGAGTAAGGTACTAATTACACAAACTCAGGAGTTCAAAACTTGGCATGTGTTAAATATTTGTAGGacaaaatgataatagtaCTTTGTGAAAGTTAATTAAGGGATACATGGGAAAGAATCGTAGAAGGGCATAGTGATAATATGCTAGGGtgttttcaatataaatagaGGGTGTTAGGGACCTTATGGGTGTGAATCATATTAGAGAGTTTCCATTGAGGGACTTTAGGAGAGAGCTAACCCTCTTAAAGGGCTATTGCTATATTGTAACTTCTCTTGATATTGCAATACATAATTGTGTTTGTGTTTTCTGTATCTAGATACCTAACCTActctaaataaataacaacatTTGTGAGTAATATGTGTCCGACCAGTGCTTCAAGTATTTAAGTTCACAAATTATGCCAGAAAAGAATTTGACATTCTTACACATAGGTAAATTAGTACAAATCTGAATatgcatataatatataaaaacaaatgacaTCAATGATCTTAGTTACGAAGTAGTTTATTTCATATAGTGTGTTCAGAGCAAAACACAAATCAAAAGAGACTCACCTTTCCATTGAGAAAGTAGCGAAGGGGCCATCAACTGGAATTGTTCCACAGAGATCATTGTTTGAGACATCACTTCAGGAAAAGTTAAGAGAAAACGTTAGTTTTCCATAAAATGAAGAGAGAGGGCAATACAAGAGAAAGCAAAGCAGCTGTTTCTAAACCaaacatacaaaattttgagtttagagAGTGATGCAAGCTCCCTTGGGATCGATCCTGTTAACTTGTTGTTGTTCATCCGTCTGTTTACACAAACTGAACCCGATTAGATACATAGTTCAGAAAGTTGAGCAAAACTTCTCCTCAACAATGTTAAAATTTCTTACAGAAATCTGAGTGACTCGAGCTTGGCAAAAGATTTCGgaatttttccttcaaatttgttCTCATACAAATCCATGCTTACgaggttttttaaattaccaaGCTCTGTAGGAATTTTCCCACTTAACCCATTCCTGTAGAGTTCCCTGCAGGGcatgaaaaacaaagacaaaagtTAGTAGTGCTGCTAAGTATACCAAAACCATTGACTTGCCATAAAGAAGCTAAGATCTCAAGCTAATTAACCCAATTTAGTTCGTTGATTGGGAAACAAATGAAAGAGGAACTCTTAAGCAAATCAGAGGGTTTTCTGTTCTTTAAGCCATAGAATGTCTAACTTATAAAGGATTCAATACCTTATCATACATAAGTTGAagtgaatgaaaaaataagtACAACAAAAactgtaattttcttttttttcttttggatgaAATTCTCAGAGAAACAACCCCATAACCTGTCTAGCTATGCAATCCAGCACATATTAGACCCATCGTGTTCAAGAAATCCTAACATGTTCACAGATCTTACCATAGAACCcaaatattatactttttctGTTAGTTTCTTCAGTTTACGTGCATCTCAAATTTTTATAGGGGTGATAACAAGTCAGCTCACAAAGAAATTTTATGAGATATCAAAAATGGCAGAgctcaaataaaagaaatatataaatatataaataattctcAAAATGATAATGACATAGAGCAGTACAGATATTGGAGGTGTTGGAGGTCGCCAATTTCAGGCCCCAAAGTCCCAGAAATGTTTGAATTTCCCAAATCCCTGGAAACGTAGAGAAAAACATGTTCAATTTCAACAAAGTTCCATGTTACAGGAAATCATAAAAAAACCCATAAgcaaacacaaaagaaaaagaaaaatcgaaTGGGAAGAATCTCACAAGCGGATCACATGGTTATCAGAATCACAGGTAACATGAAACCAAGTGCAAGGATTAACCAGCGTAGGGTCCCAACTCTGCAGCACATTGGTGGGATCAGACAGTCTTCTCCTCAAAGCATGCAAAGCATTTCCTGAAACCAGAAGATCAACCAAAAcatgaacaagaaaaagaactcAAGGAGGGAGGAGGGGAAGCCCATAGTGGCAAAAATCAAACAGTTCACAGCCATTCAATTAGATTCAAACTTTACCTTCAGAATTAGTGGAAATTACAGGCGAAAGAGAGAGACCcagaaggagaaaaagaaggaaaagaggaaaggaagccataaagagagagaagaaagcaaaaaacagagaaataaAGGAAAACCCCAGAAGAGAAATAGAGGTAAAAAcgatgaaaagagaaaagaaaaagagtagaCAGTGGGAATTGAAGAGGAATCTGACTCAAAGAGATCGATCAGTCaagtcaaaagaaaagaaaagaaggaaaaatagagaaatcagaaagaaggaaagaaaaaaactttttaagaGCAGAACAGATTACAAAACAGAGAGCAATGTGGGTGTTGGGTTTTGATTGGTGGGTTAGTGAGAAACAGCTCCGCCGCGTGAATGGTGGTGGTGGGGAGGCGGTGGGTACCCACCACCGTTAACATAACTAACAAAAATAGCTTTCTTGTTTGCCCGGAACCGGTGAACTTAGAGAACACACTGAGAACTGAGAAGAGAGGGTTTTGGACAGTCAAGTTTTTGCCTCAGAAGTGGGACCCAAACGTGGAATGACtaatcattttcttatatatatatttaatcattttttaaaatataattattacattttcaaaattaattaaaatatttataaaacatactaaaactttatattatattgtaaatgCTTTTATCAACTTTgccatttttacaaaattttcatataatcaTTCATATTTGGTTAAATGAGTTGATGGTTTGAGTATGGAAGATGTGGATAGTACATCTCTTACCTCTTTTGTATATGTTTGTATGTTATGCAAAGTTCAAGCATGTTTATGTTTGTTTGAGtttctagaaaaataaaaattctcaACTTATAACAATTTGATACTATTGATGCAAAGTTTTGGATATGAAAAAGGATAGTACGAAGGTTCATGTTAAGCTCTATACATCTCTCTCGTTACTTATataaagaagaacaaaaaattgtcacaTGATAGGTTTCAATTGAACATTTTGGTAGATGTGCATGggtatttttctatgaaaatgGTGTATCTAAACTTTCACGTGACAGTAatgataaatttgtaatttgggGAAGAGATAAcctatagattaaaaaaaagttctacACCGTTAAAGTTAGAGATGGATAACGGTAGATTGGAgaagaattaattaagctaaaagttcaagataaaaattaagatcaaGTTACCTCATGTGAAGTTATATGGATAAATGGATTTTACGAAAGAATTAGATTGAGAAAACGTTCAACTTGGTTTTgattttccttcattttggAATAGAAAAGTAGAATGTTGTCTTTCTCACATATCAACTTAACCGTTGATACCAaacttcaaatgaaaaaaaacacaatgaAAATGACAATAGTAGTTACTTTATAATTTGGAGAAGAGGAAAATCTACACGAAAAAAATCTAGAGATGAAAAACGATAGATTGTAGAAACAGTCGTTACGAGGCtataataatgtatttataGGAAGAACGGAGAATGATTTTGTATAGGGTAATAGACCATAATTCAAGTAAACCTAATCAATTAATAGACTCCGTTACGAGCATACTCTAAAATATCGATTCAATTATGAAACTTTCTGTATTGGTCATTAATGAGTTCAATCCATTCTAATATCCAATATTTCCAATCTCACTTGCATGCATgcaatcaactaattagacaCAGCAACATTACAATCACATCTATTTCCCATtctcataacaaaaaaaaaaaaatgatcactCTTGTATAGGCATAGATTTGATTATGATTCAAAAGCTCAAATGAATCCAACAAAAACTCACCCCTCTGATCTCTCGAGTAAAGACTAAGCTTAATTACATGCAATTAATAATCAATGACAGTAGACTAAATGAACAAACACACAGTAGAGAAATTTGCAATGCAATAATCGTAAATTTATGAAGTAATAGAAAAGAAGCATGATTCTTAGAAGCCATCATAGAGAACAAACGTTGAACAATTTAGCCATAAAGAACCCTATGTGTTAGAAGCCAATAAACAGACACAGCTCCCCCTTTCCTAATCCCCTTGATATTGTAAACCCTAATCAGGAACAAATAATGGACCAATTTTGCATCATTCTTCTCCAATTAGTCCTTGCTCCTTCAGTTGTTTTTGAAAACCACTTTTCAAGAAataatcctaattaatttaatcctAATTTTGGAGAAGAGAATATggtttaaaaagatttttatgGCAATTGGattattcttgaaaatgaaGTAAGGGGAGGATGAATTAAGGTCATGGACGTGACCTTAGAGTGCTTAAATGCCTTTCTACGTGccattttgaatgtcataaTTAAGGGATAATAATGTCTTCAAGAATCAATTCTTAATTACTATCTTTTTATCTTCCATACTAACGTCATAATAAGTAGcataacttttctttcttcctccttACCTCACAACAATAAGCATAATTTAAATAGCATATAGTTAAAATGAACATAACTTAACTAACATAATGTTTGTACTATCAACTTtgaaattagattttaaattttttttattatgttaaaagaaaacttaatcgaaatacaaatataatagtAATTACGAGATTGAACGAATTTAAAAGCAttaatgtaaatatagtaGTGATTAGGAGATTGAAAATCAATACAATTTTTCGAAAGTAGAAGCTAAAATCGAACCAATTCAAAAGCATATGTCTCGAAACAACGTTTTATTCATCatataaaataacacaaataaCCTtcatataaagaaaacaaagggtttttttcttcttcttttggtgACACAAACAAGAAGAATAAACAAAACCCCAATTTAAcacatttatattataaaggcaTCCAAAGAATTAGATGACATTAAATCAAAGTTTTAAAGCCACACATTACAAGAACCCATTCCCATCcccttttttgaaaattttcttcccCTCTTCTATaaaccctttttctttatatatatatatatataaactttatttatttttatttaattatttgcttttaaaagaaaaatgaaatgattttcatTGGATTTGGGCAAAAGATTATTATTCTAATGATAGGGACAGAAGAGGAGTAGAATGAAGAAGTACTACTCAGGTGTCCTTCAACAATACATTTCTCATAAACCCTATAAATTGGAATTTTGCATTAAGAAACTTCTCagacttttttctttgctccttttcataattttccttcaaaattatttggttgattATAATTACATGGGAAGAACTCGTATGCCTCTGCAAGCAAATCCACTCTTTCTTAGGTAAATTCATCTTTCCCCTTTTTCATGGTTTGATTCCCATATTCTTAAAAGTCCGTTTGAATTGACTTC
Coding sequences within:
- the LOC101216631 gene encoding probable polyamine transporter At3g19553 codes for the protein MGDERRVDAKITQKLTILPLIALIFYDVSGGPFGVEDSVSTGGGPLLALLGFLVFPFIWSIPEALVTAELATIFPQNGGYVIWISAAFGPFWGFQEGFWKWFSGAMDNALYPVLFLDYLKRSFPVFNHIFARIPALLGITASLTYLNYRGLHIVGVSAVVLAVFSLCPFVVMTLLSIPRISPKKWLVVEYSKVNWRGYFNSMFWNLNYWDKASTLAGEVENPSKTFPKAMFGAVVLVVSFYLIPLLAGTGALETDSSEWSDGYFAEVGALIGGVWLKWWIQAAAAMSNMGLFEAEMSSDAYQLLGMSEMGMLPSVFASRSKYGTPTFSILCSALGVIFLSWMSFQEILEFLNFLYAIGMLLEFAAFIKLRIRKPDLNRPYKVPLQTFGVTLLCFPPAALLFLVMCLASAKTFLISGIIIAVGFLLYPTLLQAKNRRWVKFISEQPEDTTLPDVEDRLVESQQQQEVPNEAEVRLLSESSSSNIAQQ
- the LOC101217099 gene encoding leucine-rich repeat protein 2, which gives rise to MASFPLFLLFLLLGLSLSPVISTNSEGNALHALRRRLSDPTNVLQSWDPTLVNPCTWFHVTCDSDNHVIRLDLGNSNISGTLGPEIGDLQHLQYLELYRNGLSGKIPTELGNLKNLVSMDLYENKFEGKIPKSFAKLESLRFLRMNNNKLTGSIPRELASLSKLKIFDVSNNDLCGTIPVDGPFATFSMESYVNNKLSGPELQGLVPYDFGC